A region of the Candidatus Binataceae bacterium genome:
TATTCAGATGCCGAAGCTGGACGGTTATGCGGCGACGCGCGCGATCCGCGAGCTCGAGCGGCGTGCGACCTGCTGCCGGCAAGGGCCGATCCCTATAATCGCCCTGACAGCGTCCGCCGTGGGCGAGGCGATCGACGACGCATTTGAGGCGGGCTGCGACTTGCACGTCGCCAAGCCGGTCAAGAAGCTGACGTTGCTGACAGCGATCCGTCAGGTGATGCTGAAGAAATCCGCGCAAGCGGCGCGTCAGCCACCAGCTACGTTGGACGAGAAGCTCAGCTCGGCGGCTACGTCGATTCTCGAGATTGTAAGCGAGCGCAGCGCTCAGAGCCCGCGTCGAACAACCCTTAAGGCCTTGCTTGCGTGAGATTAGAGGTTGTCGAGTGGGGGTTCGAGAGTCGCGCCATTGATCGATATTAGCGGGCGGTGCTCGTTGTCCATCCGCCTCGTAGATTCCGGGTCGACCGCGGGAAGAGGCGGGTGGCATTGATTGGGCCGCCTGCGCTAAGATAGCCCGACTATGGACGCGGCTGAAGTTAAGCGAATGATCGAGGGCGGGCTGCCCGGCGCGCTGGTTGAAGTTCAGGACACAACCGGCGGCGGCGATCATTTTCAGGCGCTTGTGGTAAGCGCGCAGTTCGAGGGGCGCGGCCTGGTCGAACGTCATCAATTGGTCTATGGAGCGCTGGGCGAAGCGATGCGCGAGCGGGTTCATGCCCTTGCGCTGAAAACCCTCACTCCTGCGCAACATCAAAATCGGAGGTAGC
Encoded here:
- a CDS encoding BolA/IbaG family iron-sulfur metabolism protein, translating into MDAAEVKRMIEGGLPGALVEVQDTTGGGDHFQALVVSAQFEGRGLVERHQLVYGALGEAMRERVHALALKTLTPAQHQNRR